One genomic segment of Sminthopsis crassicaudata isolate SCR6 chromosome 2, ASM4859323v1, whole genome shotgun sequence includes these proteins:
- the LOC141552708 gene encoding uncharacterized protein LOC141552708 has product MVSGTPIPASLSPFIPSLDGFTLKLQCTLTGAPRQGMRPPQCAWNGHSCPSPAPAREPRRGEPAPRRRKPHRRRKNRRRRTTMAMKLPAAAAATAATAAAAAAAAASLAPFAARGRRGGKKRRRGRRPGTSLLSGPPPLPLLLDSAPPQTPPPRSSTQPPVRPDPVRPGSGCPAARALLPSGHPPTKKPPKSANAPSPAATLTRRTAPLPNPSATCRPHQPIRGR; this is encoded by the exons ATGGTATCAGGAACACCCATACCGGCGTCCCTGAGTCCCTTCATCCCTTCACTTGACGGCTTCACCCTGAAGCTCCAATGCACCCTTACAGGTGCACCCAGGCAAGGCATGCGG CCGCCACAATGTGCTTGGAACGGGCACTCTTGCCCATCCCCGGCCCCCGCCCGCGAGCCAAGGCGGG GTGAGCCCGCTCCCAGGCGGAGAAAGCCTCACAGGCGGAGgaagaataggaggaggaggacgacGATGGCAATGAAGCTGCCGGCCGCCGccgctgctactgctgctactgctgccgccgctgccgccgctgcCGCCTCTCTGGCCCCTTTCGCAGCTCGcgggaggagggggggaaagaagaggaggagggggcggCGACCAGGCACGTCCCTCCTCTCGGGaccgccgccgctgccgctgcTCCTGGACTCCGCCCCGCCTCAGACCCCACCTCCCCGGTCATCCACACAGCCTCCGGTCCGACCCGACCCGGTCAGACCGGGCTCAGGCTGCCCGGCTGCTCGGGCCCTCCTCCCCTCCGGACACCCCCCGACGAAAAAGCCTCCCAAGTCTGCCAACGCCCCTTCCCCAGCTGCTACACTCACGCGCCGGACAGCCCCGCTGCCCAATCCCAGCGCAACGTGCAGACCCCATCAGCCAATCAGAGGGCGCTAA